The region GAACAGCCGACACCCACACTCACAGGACCGAGTTCTTTAACAGGCGTTCACGGGAATATTCAGGTAACATGCCTAGCGGCCCGTACGACGCCGACGCCGTCGAGGAGAAATGGCAGGACCGGTGGCTCGAGGCGGAGACCTACGCCTACCAGGGGAGCGAGGTCGACGACCCCGACACCGCCTTCGCCATCGACACGCCCCCGCCCACGGTCTCGGGGAGTCTCCACTGGGGCCACGTCTACGGGACGGTGCTGCAGGACATCGTTGCCCGGTTCACCCGGATGCAGGGCGAGGAGGTCTTCTACCCGTTCGGTTACGACGACAACGGCATCGCCTCCGAGCGCCTGACCGAGTCCGAACTCGGCATCCGGCATCAAGAGTACGAGCGCCGGGAGTTCCAGGAGAAATGCCGGGAGGTCTGTGCCCGCTTCGAGGAGGAGTTCACCGAGAGCATGCAGTCCTTCGGCTTCTCCATCGACTGGAACAACACCTACCGGACCATCGAGCCGCGGGTCCAACGCATCTCCCAACTTTCCTTCATCGACCTCTACGAGCAGGGCAAGGAGTACCGCAAGCGCGCGCCGGCGATCTGGTGTCCGGAATGTGAAACCGCCATCTCGCAGGTCGAAACCGAGGACGACGAGCAGGACAGCCACTTCCACGACATCGCCTTCGACCTCGTGGACCCCGACGCCGCGGGACAAGAGCAGTTCACTATCTCCACGACGCGGCCCGAACTTCTTCCCGCCTGCGTAGCCGTGTTCATCCACCCCGACGACGAGGAGAACGCCCACCTCGTCGGCGAAGAGGCCGAAATCCCACTGTTCGGGCAGGAAGTCGAGATTATTGAAGACGAGCGCGTCGACATGGAGACGGGCTCCGGTATCGTGATGTGCTGTACGTTCGGCGACCAGACCGACATCGAGTGGTACCAGGCCCACGACCTGGACCTGCGGCTGGCCATCGATGAGTCGGGCCACCTGACCGACGTTGCTGGGGAGTACGAGGGGCTGCACTCCAGCGAGGCCCGGGAGGCGATTGTGAACGACCTTGAGGACGACGGCGCGCTGCTGGACCGCTGGGCCATCACCCACACTGTCAACGTCCACGAGCGATGTGACACGGGCGTCGAGTTCCTCGTTGCCGACCAGTGGTACGTCGAGATGCTCGACAGCACCGACGAGTACCTCCAGGCCGGCCGCGAGATGGACTGGTACCCCGAGAAGATGTTCTCGCGCTACAAACACTGGATCGAGGGGCTCCAGTGGGACTGGTGTATCTCCCGGCAGCGCTCCTCGGGCATCCCGTTCCCCGTCTGGTACTGTGGGGACTGTGACGAGGCCGTGATGGCGGAGAAGGCCGACCTGCCGGTGGACCCGCTCTCGGACGACCCGCCCGTCGACGCCTGTCCTGCGTGTGGGCACGACGAGTTCGTACCCGAGGACGACGTGCTTGACACGTGGGCCACCTCCAGCCTGACGCCGCTCATCAACGCCGGCTGGGACTGGGACGACGGCGCCGGGGAGTTCACGATGGAGAACCCCGAGCTGTTCCCGATGGACGTGCGCCCGCAGGGCCACGACATCATCAGCTTCTGGCTGTTCCACACGGTGGTCAAATGCTACGAGCACACCGGCGAGGTGCCCTTTGACTCCGTGATGATCAACGGGATGGTGCTCGACGAGGACCGACGGAAGATGTCCAAATCCGTCGGCAACGTCGTCACGCCTGCAGCGGTCAAAGCGGAGTTCCCCGTCGACGCGGCGCGGTTCTGGGCGGCCGGTAGCTCCATCGGCGACGACCTGCCCTACCAGCAGAAGGGGCTTCGCGCGGGCGAGAAGCTGATGCAGAAGCTCTGGAACGCCTCGAAGCTTGTCGACTCGCTCACGCCCGAGGAGCGCCCCGATGTTGCAGAGTCAGAGCTCTCGGCGCTCGACCGCTGGCTGTTGGCGGAACTCGACCAGGAGACAGAGTTCGTCGCGGAGAAACTCGAGAACCGGGAGTTCTCGAAAGCCCGCGACAGCCTCCGGAGCTTCTTCTGGGGGACGTTCTGTGACGACTACCTCGAAATCGCCAAGGAACGAGTTCGCCAGGAGGACGACGTTGGCGGGAGCGAAGCTCCCGCCGGCCAATCGGAAGCGTCCGCTTCCGATGACGACTCCGCGAAGTACACGCTGCTGACCGCTCACAAACGGTTCCTCAAGCTGTTCGCCCCGGTGCTCGCCCACATCTCCGAGGAGATTTGGCAGGAACTTTACGCGAATGAGGCCTCACACGCCTCAACTACGAGCGGCGAAGCTGCGAGCGACGACGAGTTTGAGAGCATCCACCGCACCGCGTGGCCCGAGCCGTTGGGTGTCGAGGCCGATCACGAGGCCGGCGAGACGGCGATGGCGGTCGTCGGGGCGCTCCGGCGCTACAAGAGCGAGCGCCAGCTCCCGCTCAATGCTGAACTCGAACAGGTCACCGTCTACGGTGACGTGAGTGGCTTCGAGAACGACATCCGGAACGTGATGCACGTCGAGAATCTCGAGGCGTGCTCGGAGGCGCCTGAAATCGAGTCCGTCATCACGGGAATAGACCTCGATTACTCCGTGGTCGGCCCGAACTACGGCGCCGACGTGCCGGATATCGAGGCCGGTATCGAGAACGGCGACTACGACCTCG is a window of halophilic archaeon DL31 DNA encoding:
- a CDS encoding Valyl-tRNA synthetase (TIGRFAM: Valyl-tRNA synthetase, class Ia~HAMAP: Valyl-tRNA synthetase~KEGG: hbo:Hbor_03120 valyl-tRNA synthetase), with product MPSGPYDADAVEEKWQDRWLEAETYAYQGSEVDDPDTAFAIDTPPPTVSGSLHWGHVYGTVLQDIVARFTRMQGEEVFYPFGYDDNGIASERLTESELGIRHQEYERREFQEKCREVCARFEEEFTESMQSFGFSIDWNNTYRTIEPRVQRISQLSFIDLYEQGKEYRKRAPAIWCPECETAISQVETEDDEQDSHFHDIAFDLVDPDAAGQEQFTISTTRPELLPACVAVFIHPDDEENAHLVGEEAEIPLFGQEVEIIEDERVDMETGSGIVMCCTFGDQTDIEWYQAHDLDLRLAIDESGHLTDVAGEYEGLHSSEAREAIVNDLEDDGALLDRWAITHTVNVHERCDTGVEFLVADQWYVEMLDSTDEYLQAGREMDWYPEKMFSRYKHWIEGLQWDWCISRQRSSGIPFPVWYCGDCDEAVMAEKADLPVDPLSDDPPVDACPACGHDEFVPEDDVLDTWATSSLTPLINAGWDWDDGAGEFTMENPELFPMDVRPQGHDIISFWLFHTVVKCYEHTGEVPFDSVMINGMVLDEDRRKMSKSVGNVVTPAAVKAEFPVDAARFWAAGSSIGDDLPYQQKGLRAGEKLMQKLWNASKLVDSLTPEERPDVAESELSALDRWLLAELDQETEFVAEKLENREFSKARDSLRSFFWGTFCDDYLEIAKERVRQEDDVGGSEAPAGQSEASASDDDSAKYTLLTAHKRFLKLFAPVLAHISEEIWQELYANEASHASTTSGEAASDDEFESIHRTAWPEPLGVEADHEAGETAMAVVGALRRYKSERQLPLNAELEQVTVYGDVSGFENDIRNVMHVENLEACSEAPEIESVITGIDLDYSVVGPNYGADVPDIEAGIENGDYDLDGETLSVAGHELGPEEFTVEREQRYSGKGELVETEGALVVVQA